Proteins encoded within one genomic window of Microbacterium sp. LKL04:
- a CDS encoding extracellular solute-binding protein, producing the protein MRVRNAVTSIAAASAAVLLLGGCTADGGDDAGDTVTVVYSKTDSFTVLDELMQTAKKEFEASHEGITVELQPITATDDDYKTRLQLSLASPDTAPDVFYEDTFAVRSDIEAGYLLKLDDKLDSWDDWEMFDDAGRTAGQGEDGSTYALPLGTDTRVIWYNKDVLEKAGVSTPWQPESWDDILATAAQITQSDPDVVPFNMYAGTGTGEGTVMQSFYELLYGTGDGTGLFDDDSGKWVVGSQGFVDSLTFLQTLYDEGYAVSPDKALDPNVWQAVFGDWFPQGTLGATVEGSYTPSFWAEGGDFAWPEYADTMGVALFPTQDGQEPGGVSMSGGWTLAASAQTDVPDLAFEFMTTVVNKENALWYAINNAQIAVRTDVAQEPTYLESNPFVKAVTDAVSVTHFRPANSDYPQVSVAAQEATEAVITGQKSPAEAAAAYDDAVRKIAGDDGVITE; encoded by the coding sequence GTGAGAGTTCGCAACGCCGTCACATCCATCGCAGCCGCATCGGCCGCCGTCCTCCTTCTCGGCGGATGCACCGCGGACGGCGGCGACGACGCCGGTGACACCGTCACGGTCGTCTACTCCAAGACCGATTCCTTCACCGTCCTCGACGAGCTGATGCAGACGGCGAAGAAGGAGTTCGAGGCATCCCACGAAGGGATCACCGTCGAACTGCAGCCGATCACCGCGACGGACGACGACTACAAGACCCGGCTCCAGCTCTCGCTGGCCTCGCCCGACACCGCACCGGATGTCTTCTACGAGGACACGTTCGCCGTCCGCAGCGACATCGAGGCCGGGTACCTCCTGAAGCTCGACGACAAGCTCGACTCATGGGATGACTGGGAGATGTTCGACGACGCGGGTCGCACCGCGGGACAGGGCGAGGACGGCAGCACCTACGCACTGCCGCTGGGTACGGACACCCGCGTCATCTGGTACAACAAGGACGTCCTCGAGAAGGCGGGCGTCAGCACACCCTGGCAGCCCGAGAGCTGGGACGACATCCTGGCGACCGCCGCGCAGATCACGCAGAGCGACCCGGATGTCGTGCCGTTCAACATGTACGCCGGCACCGGCACCGGCGAGGGCACCGTGATGCAGAGCTTCTACGAGCTGCTCTACGGTACGGGCGACGGGACGGGCCTGTTCGACGACGACTCCGGCAAATGGGTTGTCGGCTCGCAGGGCTTCGTCGACTCGTTGACCTTCCTCCAGACGCTGTACGACGAGGGCTACGCGGTCAGCCCCGACAAGGCTCTCGACCCCAACGTGTGGCAGGCGGTCTTCGGAGACTGGTTCCCCCAGGGCACCCTCGGCGCGACGGTCGAAGGCTCGTACACGCCGTCTTTCTGGGCGGAGGGCGGGGACTTCGCCTGGCCCGAGTACGCCGACACCATGGGCGTGGCGCTGTTCCCGACCCAGGACGGCCAGGAGCCCGGAGGCGTCAGCATGTCCGGCGGCTGGACGCTCGCCGCCTCCGCGCAGACCGATGTGCCCGACCTCGCGTTCGAGTTCATGACGACGGTCGTCAACAAGGAGAACGCGCTCTGGTACGCGATCAACAACGCGCAGATCGCGGTCCGGACGGACGTGGCGCAGGAGCCGACCTACCTCGAGTCGAACCCGTTCGTGAAGGCGGTGACGGATGCCGTCTCGGTCACCCATTTCCGCCCGGCCAACAGCGACTACCCGCAGGTCTCGGTCGCCGCGCAGGAGGCGACGGAGGCCGTGATCACGGGGCAGAAGTCGCCCGCCGAAGCCGCCGCCGCCTACGACGACGCCGTGCGGAAGATCGCCGGTGACGACGGAGTCATCACCGAGTGA
- a CDS encoding carbohydrate ABC transporter permease, with protein MTTTLARHPHPAAPAPRRARTRVGARVTPTRALPMLPAVGLLVVFLAGPIAWAVGGSLTDRALTGVSAAKPEFVGLDNFARLFTDPVLPLSVLLTVLFVVGSAIIGQNVLGLLLAVLFRAGSPAVAGTVGVIVVTAWVLPEIVAAFVGYAFLSADGTLNGALSLIGVAGPNWLYALPMLAIILANTWRGTAFSMLIYRAALDDVPPEVTESAMIDGAGAWQRLRFITLPMITGTIFTNLLLTTLQTLSVFTLIWVMTKGGPGDLSATLPVFAYSQAFSFGDIGYGNAIAIVMLALGAVFSLAYVLSLRRRGSVS; from the coding sequence ATGACAACGACCCTCGCGCGCCATCCCCATCCGGCGGCGCCCGCGCCGCGGCGCGCCCGGACGCGGGTGGGCGCTCGCGTCACGCCGACCCGGGCGCTGCCGATGCTGCCGGCCGTCGGGCTCCTCGTCGTCTTCCTCGCCGGTCCCATCGCATGGGCGGTCGGCGGGTCGCTCACCGACCGGGCCCTTACCGGCGTGAGTGCGGCGAAGCCGGAGTTCGTCGGCCTCGACAACTTCGCGAGGCTCTTCACCGACCCGGTCCTCCCCCTCTCGGTGCTGTTGACCGTGCTCTTCGTCGTGGGGTCGGCGATCATCGGCCAGAACGTGCTCGGACTCCTGCTGGCGGTCCTCTTCCGGGCCGGGAGCCCTGCCGTCGCAGGCACCGTCGGGGTGATCGTCGTGACCGCGTGGGTGCTCCCCGAGATCGTGGCAGCCTTCGTCGGGTACGCCTTCCTGTCGGCAGACGGCACCCTCAACGGGGCGCTGTCGCTCATCGGGGTGGCCGGACCGAACTGGCTGTACGCGCTGCCGATGCTCGCGATCATCCTCGCGAACACGTGGCGAGGGACGGCGTTCTCGATGCTGATCTACCGAGCCGCCCTCGATGACGTCCCGCCCGAGGTCACCGAGTCGGCGATGATCGACGGCGCGGGGGCGTGGCAGCGGCTGCGGTTCATCACGCTCCCCATGATCACGGGCACCATCTTCACCAACCTGCTCCTGACGACGCTCCAGACGCTGTCGGTGTTCACGCTCATCTGGGTCATGACGAAGGGCGGGCCGGGCGACCTGTCCGCCACGCTCCCGGTGTTCGCCTATTCGCAGGCGTTCTCGTTCGGGGACATCGGTTACGGGAACGCCATCGCGATCGTCATGCTGGCTCTGGGCGCGGTGTTCTCGCTCGCCTACGTCCTGTCGCTGCGCCGCCGAGGGAGCGTCTCGTGA
- a CDS encoding carbohydrate ABC transporter permease has translation MSVATPPRRSPLAASIASPRRGATRFWANLVLVVIGVIFAAPLAWVVLASIDSAATYQVAWPAEPTLDNFTDVLTPELTLRPLLNSLLLSTGAAAVTVVASVLAAYPLSRYRSRFNAPFLYSVLFASCLPITAIMVPVYSLFVQMRLINQPWAVALFLAASALPMALWMTKNFMDSVPVSLEEAAWVDGASAMRALLTVVVPLMRPALSVVFVFVFLQAWGNFFVPFVLLLTPDWQPAAVSIYSFFGQYGTVAYGRLAAYSLLYSIPVLGLYLIVTRGLGGSFALSGAVKG, from the coding sequence GTGAGCGTGGCGACGCCACCTCGTCGGTCCCCGCTCGCAGCCAGCATCGCGTCGCCGCGGCGCGGAGCGACGCGGTTCTGGGCGAACCTCGTCCTCGTGGTGATCGGCGTGATCTTCGCCGCGCCGCTCGCCTGGGTCGTCCTGGCCTCGATCGATTCCGCCGCGACCTACCAGGTCGCGTGGCCCGCGGAACCCACCCTCGACAACTTCACGGACGTCCTGACCCCCGAATTGACGCTGCGCCCGCTCCTGAACAGCCTGTTGCTGTCGACCGGCGCGGCAGCGGTGACGGTCGTGGCATCCGTCCTCGCCGCCTATCCGCTCTCGCGCTACCGGTCCCGCTTCAATGCTCCGTTCCTCTACTCGGTGCTGTTCGCGAGCTGCCTGCCGATCACGGCGATCATGGTCCCCGTCTACAGCCTGTTCGTGCAGATGCGGCTCATCAATCAGCCGTGGGCGGTCGCCCTGTTCCTCGCCGCGAGCGCACTGCCGATGGCACTGTGGATGACGAAGAACTTCATGGACTCGGTCCCGGTGAGCCTCGAAGAGGCCGCGTGGGTCGATGGGGCGAGCGCCATGCGCGCGCTCCTCACTGTCGTCGTCCCGCTCATGCGCCCGGCGCTCAGCGTCGTCTTCGTCTTCGTGTTCCTGCAGGCATGGGGCAACTTCTTCGTCCCGTTCGTTCTCCTGCTGACCCCCGACTGGCAGCCCGCGGCTGTCTCCATCTACTCGTTCTTCGGCCAGTACGGCACGGTCGCCTATGGACGTCTGGCCGCGTACTCGCTGCTGTACTCGATCCCCGTACTCGGCCTCTACCTCATCGTCACCCGCGGCCTCGGGGGCTCCTTCGCCCTCTCCGGTGCCGTCAAAGGCTGA